Sequence from the uncultured Flavobacterium sp. genome:
TAATAGGAGCTTCTTACAGAACAGACGATTCAGTAAGTATTCTGGCAGGTTTTCAAATATCAAAAAGCTTCTATTTAGGATATGCTTTTGATTATACTGTAAGTCAATTGAACAAATACAATGATGGAACACACGAATTCATCTTGAAGTATCAGTTCAATAAAGGTGAAAGCAAAATTAAATCTCCTCGATTCTTCTAAAAGTACAACCTATGAAAAAAATATATATCCTAAGTTTCGTATTGAGTTTTACATTAGGTTTTGCTCAGACGAATTTAAAGAAAGCGGATGCCTTGTTTAGAGATTATTCCTATCTGGATGCTTCAAAAGCATATGAGGAAATTCTACAAAACATAAAAAATCCATCCGCTCAAACGATAAAGAATGCTGCCGACTCGTATTATTTTATTTCAGATGCCAGAAATGCATTAAAATGGTATAGAAAATTATACGAAGTACAAGGCAACAATTTAACCGACATTTACTATTTGCGTTACATTCAAACCATGAAAGCAGTTATGGATTATGATGAAGCAGATAAAATCACAAAAGAATATCTGAATAAAAAAGGAGATAAAAAAGAGATCAATCGTTATGTTGCCCAAAAAGCACAAATGGATAGTCTCGCAAAAACAAAATCTCTTTACACCATAAAAAATTTAGATATTAATACCAGTAAATCTGATTTTGGAGCTGCTTTTTATGGAGACAAAATAGTATTTACATCTGCCAGAGACACAACAAAATTCGGTGAGAAGCTTTACAGTTGGAACAATCAGCCGTTTCTAAGTTTGTATGTAGCCGAAAGAAATCCTGCAGATGGAAGCTTGTTTAACGAAACAGTATTTCTTCCAAATATTATGACCAAGTATCATGAAGCAACTGCGAGTTTTGATGCCAGCGGAAAAACAATTTATTATTCTACCAATATTGTGAAGAAAAATAAATTGGTTATTGATCAGGACAAAGTCAATAATTTTCAGATCATAAAAGGCGTTGTAGTAGATAATAAGTTAGATAATCCGCAGAAAGTTTTCTTTGACAGTGATGATTATTCAGTTGGTCATCCTTCTTTGAGCGACGATGGAGTATATCTTTTCTTTGCATCAGATATGCCGGGAGGTTATGGTGAAACAGATTTGTATTATGTAAAAATCGCCAATGACGGCACAATGAGTTCCCCGGTAAATTTGGGACCAAAAATTAATACAATTGGTAATGAAGTTTTTCCTTTTTACCGAAACGGAGTACTTTATTTTTCTTCAGATGGACATTACGGATGGGGAGATTTAGATGTTTATGAAAGCAATTTTTTAGCAGATGGAACTTTTACAACTCCAAAAAATTTAGGAGGTCCAATAAATAGTAACAAAGACGATTTTGCTTTTGTAATTGATAAAACAGACAGTTATGGTTATGTTTCCTCAAACAGAGCCGAAGGTAAAGGAGACGATGACATCTATTCTTTCACAAAAGGGAAACCGGTTTGTAATCAAAGCATTTCAGGAATGGCATTTGACAGAAAATCAAAATTGCCACTTACAGATGTTTCCATTATGGCGTACAACTCTTATAGTGAGATTCTTGGAGAAACAAAAACCAATTATGAGGGTAAATACGCAGTCGTAGTGCCTTGCGGAAAAGTAGTTAAAATGATTGCGGCTAAGCCAAATTATAGCAGCGACGAAAAAACCGTTGAAACTACGCTGGAAAATGAAGGCGAAATTAAAGATGTAAACTTCGAACTTAGCAATTACGATGATTTAGTAGTTAAGAAAAAAGGAGTTGAAAAAGTGGATGTTAACCCAATTTATTTTGATTATGATAAGTTTGATATTACGCCATTGGCAATTGAAGAATTGACGAAAGTGGTTTTTATCATGAAGAAATTTCCAAACATCAGAATCAAGATAGAATCACACACAGATTCTCGCGGGAAAGACTCTTATAATTTAAAATTGTCTGATAACAGAGCCAAATCGACTCGCGATTATATCGTTTCGCAGGATATCGATCCTTCAAGAATAGAAAGCGCGATAGGTTATGGTGAAACCCGAATAATTAATAAATGTAAAAATGGCGTAAAATGTACCGAAGCCGAACATTTAGTAAACAGACGCTCAGACTTCATTATTATCCAGAAATAGTTCTATATTTGTAGTCTAATAATCTGATTATCAGTGCTAAAATAT
This genomic interval carries:
- a CDS encoding OmpA family protein, producing MKKIYILSFVLSFTLGFAQTNLKKADALFRDYSYLDASKAYEEILQNIKNPSAQTIKNAADSYYFISDARNALKWYRKLYEVQGNNLTDIYYLRYIQTMKAVMDYDEADKITKEYLNKKGDKKEINRYVAQKAQMDSLAKTKSLYTIKNLDINTSKSDFGAAFYGDKIVFTSARDTTKFGEKLYSWNNQPFLSLYVAERNPADGSLFNETVFLPNIMTKYHEATASFDASGKTIYYSTNIVKKNKLVIDQDKVNNFQIIKGVVVDNKLDNPQKVFFDSDDYSVGHPSLSDDGVYLFFASDMPGGYGETDLYYVKIANDGTMSSPVNLGPKINTIGNEVFPFYRNGVLYFSSDGHYGWGDLDVYESNFLADGTFTTPKNLGGPINSNKDDFAFVIDKTDSYGYVSSNRAEGKGDDDIYSFTKGKPVCNQSISGMAFDRKSKLPLTDVSIMAYNSYSEILGETKTNYEGKYAVVVPCGKVVKMIAAKPNYSSDEKTVETTLENEGEIKDVNFELSNYDDLVVKKKGVEKVDVNPIYFDYDKFDITPLAIEELTKVVFIMKKFPNIRIKIESHTDSRGKDSYNLKLSDNRAKSTRDYIVSQDIDPSRIESAIGYGETRIINKCKNGVKCTEAEHLVNRRSDFIIIQK